The following proteins are encoded in a genomic region of Nicotiana sylvestris chromosome 4, ASM39365v2, whole genome shotgun sequence:
- the LOC138889457 gene encoding uncharacterized protein gives MYQQLSNPPPYPSHGPSSSNNEMGHIENMFKQMKEKNVDSDAQLASHNTSIDNLEVQMGQISQAPNTRSKGALPSDTVVNLKGRNNIGHAMAITTRSGKGGNAPTSSQRKLIDDEQVVQGDEAPNNVVQANNEMQIDIDNNVEKTQEKVNPSRDHVIDIPEMSISINVPLVEVLEKMPGYAKFMKDLVKKKWSMNFETIKVTHQVSAIVHSMAPKLEDPGAFTIPGTIGSVEFAKALCDLGQVSI, from the exons atgtatcaacaactgaGCAACCCGCCTCCTTATCCATCCCATGGTCCAAGTTCTTCTAATAATGAAATGGGGCATATTGAGAACATGTTCAAGCAAATGAAGGAGAAGAATGTTGATTCTGATGCCCAACTTGCCTCCCACAATACATCTATCGATAACTTGGAAGTTCAAATGGGGCAAATCTCTCAAGCTCCAAATACTCGttctaagggggcactaccaagtgacacggtggtGAACCTAAAGGGTAGGAACAACATAGGACATGCCATGGCCATTACTACAAGGAGTGGAAAAGGTGGGAATGCACCTACCTCTAGTCAAAGGAAACTTATAGATGATGAGCAAGTGGTACAAGGAGATGAGGCCCCGAACAATGTGGTGCAAGCAAATAATGAAATGCAGATTGATATTGATAACAATGTGGAAAAGACTCAAGAGaaagtgaacccgtctagggatcaTGTTATTGACATACCGGAAATG agtatatcaatcaatgtgccattagttgaagTTTTGGAGAAAATGCCCGGTTATGCAAAGTTTATGAAGGATTTGGTGAAAAAGAAGTGGTCAATGAATTTTGAAACTATCAAagtcactcatcaagtgagtgcaattgtgcattcaatggctcctaaattggaagatcctggtgctttcacaATCCCTGGTACCATTGGAAGTGTCGAGTTTGCTAAAGCGCTTTGTGATCttgggcaagtatcaatttga
- the LOC138889458 gene encoding uncharacterized protein, translated as MCVSVGYPKGTKGGLFNCPKENKELSKGMETQSSEKQNDQVPDKDVVQPQHHDGVVATDVVRSHSGRETRQSVCYTLLGESYDRIPEEPTTEPVDCDKALLDKNADKWGVATKSDMDFMYSNQVWDLVEPPDGVKFIRCKWLYKKKRGVDRKVQAFKERVYLE; from the exons ATGTGTGTTTCTGTGGGTTATCCAAAAGGGACAAAAGGTGGTTTATTCAATTgtcctaaagaaaataag GAACTAAGCAAAGGAATGGAAACTCAGTCATCTGAAAAACAAAACGACCAG GTTCCTGATAAGGATGTGGTTCAACCACAACATCATGATGGTGTAGTTGCAACTGATGTAGTGCGTAGTCATAGTGGGAGAGAAACAAGACAGTCAGTTTGTTATACGctcttgggagaatcatatgataGGATCCCTGAGGAGCCCACTACCGAACCTGTCGATTGCGACAAAGCACTACTTGATAAAAATGCTGATAAGTGGGGTGTTGCTACGAAATCAGATATGGATTTTATGTACTCTAATCAAGTATGGGATCTTGTAGAACCACCTGATGGGGTTAAATTTATCAGATGCAAGTGGTTatataagaaaaagagaggtgtaGACAGAAAAGTGCAAGCTTTTAAAGAAAGGGTTTACTTAGAATGA
- the LOC104228031 gene encoding reticulon-like protein B9, whose amino-acid sequence MPIYSSDSDDPRPSTSAPPKRLFACQRPIHTILGGGKVADILLWRDKTISAAILIGFTIIWFLFEVVEYNFVSLLCHISMILMLILFIWSTGAGLVDWAPPDLRAIMISDSTYRWLCRKFNSILSKFYDISSGKDFRTFFLAITFLWVLSVIGNYFSSLNLFYLGFLCLASIPAMYEKYQDEVDYLASKGNQDMKKLYKKFDNKVLNKIPRGPVKERKRF is encoded by the exons ATGCCGATTTATTCTTCTGATTCTGATGATCCCCGCCCTTCAACTTCAGCACCTCCCAAAAGATTATTTGCTTGTCAAAGACCCATTCATACAATTCTTGGAGGAGGAAAAG TTGCGGATATTCTACTATGGAGGGACAAAACAATATCAGCTGCGATTCTAATTGGATTCACAATAATTTGGTTCCTTTTTGAAGTTGTGGAGTACAACTTTGTTTCCCTTTTGTGTCACATTTCCATGATCTTGATGTTGATTCTATTCATTTGGTCTACTGGGGCTGGACTTGTTGATTG GGCTCCTCCTGATTTACGCGCAATTATGATATCAGATTCGACATACAGATGGTTATGCAGAAAATTCAACTCCATTTTATCGAAGTTCTATGACATTTCATCTGGAAAAGATTTTAGAACCTTTTTTCTG GCAATCACTTTCCTCTGGGTGTTGTCAGTTATTGGAAATTATTTCAGCTCTCTGAATCTGTTTTATCTTG GGTTTCTGTGCCTGGCATCAATACCAGCTATGTATGAAAAGTATCAAGACGAAGTGGATTATCTAGCAAGCAAAGGGAACCAAGATATGAAGAAATTGTACAAGAAATTTGATAACAAAGTTCTTAACAAGATTCCAAGGGGACCTGTGAAGGAAAGGAAAAGATtttga